A genomic region of Mycolicibacterium poriferae contains the following coding sequences:
- a CDS encoding MaoC family dehydratase, whose product MPINLDEAIGAELEPVVFSWNSSDIQLYHLGLGAGADPMDKQELRYLTDDTPQVLPTFGNVAQSFHMTEPPAVKFPGIDIELSKVLHASEAVEVPGPIPPAGTGIAVTRFTEIWDKGKAAVIWSETTVNDPTGTLLWKQKRSIFARGEGGFGGDRGPSTSQAAPDRAPDFELSVPTSPSQALLYRMCGDRNPLHSDPDFAAAAGFPRPILHGLCTYGMTCKALVDNLLDGDVSGLKSFGARMAGVVFPGETLKVSVWKSDNSYAAVVTAPDRDDAVALAGVEFVPA is encoded by the coding sequence ATGCCCATCAACCTCGACGAGGCGATCGGCGCCGAGCTCGAACCGGTCGTATTCTCGTGGAACAGTAGCGATATCCAGCTCTATCACCTGGGTCTGGGTGCGGGCGCCGACCCGATGGACAAGCAGGAGCTGCGCTATCTGACCGACGACACACCGCAGGTGCTACCGACATTCGGCAACGTCGCGCAGAGTTTCCACATGACCGAGCCGCCTGCGGTGAAGTTTCCCGGCATCGACATCGAGCTGTCGAAGGTGCTGCACGCCAGCGAAGCCGTTGAAGTGCCCGGCCCGATACCGCCGGCAGGCACCGGAATCGCCGTCACCCGCTTCACCGAGATCTGGGACAAAGGCAAGGCGGCAGTGATCTGGTCCGAAACGACCGTCAACGATCCGACCGGCACATTGCTGTGGAAGCAGAAACGGTCCATCTTCGCCCGCGGCGAGGGCGGGTTCGGCGGCGACCGCGGACCGTCCACAAGTCAGGCCGCCCCGGACCGAGCCCCCGATTTCGAGCTGTCGGTTCCGACTTCGCCGTCGCAGGCTCTGCTCTACCGGATGTGCGGCGACCGCAACCCGCTGCACTCCGACCCGGACTTCGCCGCCGCTGCCGGGTTTCCCCGCCCCATCCTGCACGGCCTGTGCACCTACGGGATGACGTGCAAAGCGTTGGTGGACAACCTGCTCGACGGAGATGTCAGCGGACTGAAATCGTTCGGCGCCCGGATGGCCGGGGTGGTCTTCCCCGGCGAGACACTGAAGGTGAGTGTCTGGAAGTCCGACAACTCCTACGCGGCGGTGGTGACTGCGCCGGACCGTGACGACGCAGTCGCGTTGGCGGGCGTGGAGTTTGTGCCAGCCTGA
- the kstD gene encoding 3-oxosteroid 1-dehydrogenase produces MTGQVYDVVVVGSGAAGMVAALTAAHQGLSTVVVEKAPHYGGSTARSGGGVWIPNNEVLQRDGVKDTTEAARTYLHAIIGDVVPADKIDTYLKRGPEMLSFVLRHSPLKLCWVPNYSDYYPETPGGKASGRSVEPKPFNAKKLGPDLKGLEPPYGKVPLNVVVMQQDYVRLNQLKRHPRGVLRSLKVGARTMWAQATGKNLVGMGRALIAPLRIGLRDAGVPVLLNTAMTDLYIEDGVVAGILVRDTQGPETAEPQLIRARRGVILGSGGFEHNEQMRVKYQRAPITTEWTVGAVANTGDGILAAEKLGAALDVMEDAWWGPTVPLVGAPWFALSERNSPGSIIVNMAGKRFMNESMPYVEACHHMYGGQYGQGPGPGENIPAWLVFDQRYRDRYIFAGLQPGQRIPSKWMESGVIVKADTLDELAAKTGLPAAELTATVERFNGFARDGVDQDFKRGESAYDRYYGDPTNKPNPNLGEISEGPFYAAKMVPGDLGTKGGVVTDNDGRALRDDGSVIEGLYAAGNVSAPVMGHTYPGPGGTIGPAMTFGYLAALHIAATGHRKD; encoded by the coding sequence ATGACTGGACAGGTGTATGACGTCGTCGTGGTCGGGAGCGGCGCCGCCGGCATGGTCGCCGCACTCACCGCCGCCCACCAGGGACTCTCGACAGTAGTCGTTGAGAAGGCCCCGCACTACGGTGGTTCCACTGCGCGGTCAGGTGGCGGAGTGTGGATCCCCAACAACGAGGTCCTGCAGCGCGACGGTGTCAAGGACACCACCGAGGCGGCCCGCACCTACCTGCACGCGATCATCGGAGACGTGGTGCCGGCCGACAAGATCGACACCTACCTCAAGCGCGGGCCGGAGATGCTGTCGTTCGTCCTGCGGCACTCCCCGCTCAAGCTGTGCTGGGTTCCCAACTACTCCGACTACTACCCCGAAACTCCGGGCGGCAAGGCCTCCGGGCGGTCGGTCGAACCCAAGCCGTTCAACGCCAAAAAGCTCGGCCCAGACCTCAAGGGCCTCGAACCCCCGTACGGCAAGGTGCCACTCAACGTGGTGGTGATGCAGCAGGACTACGTGCGACTCAACCAGCTCAAGCGCCACCCCCGCGGCGTGTTGCGCAGCCTCAAGGTGGGCGCCCGCACGATGTGGGCCCAGGCCACGGGCAAGAACCTCGTCGGGATGGGCCGCGCCCTCATCGCCCCGCTGCGGATCGGGTTGCGTGACGCGGGAGTGCCGGTGCTGCTGAACACCGCCATGACCGACCTGTACATCGAAGACGGTGTCGTCGCCGGCATTCTGGTGCGCGACACCCAGGGGCCCGAAACAGCGGAACCGCAACTCATCCGGGCGCGTCGCGGCGTGATCCTGGGCAGTGGCGGGTTCGAACACAACGAGCAGATGCGGGTCAAGTACCAGCGCGCTCCGATCACCACCGAGTGGACGGTCGGGGCCGTGGCCAACACCGGCGACGGAATCCTGGCGGCCGAGAAGCTCGGCGCCGCACTGGATGTGATGGAGGACGCCTGGTGGGGCCCTACGGTGCCCCTGGTCGGTGCACCCTGGTTCGCGTTGTCCGAACGCAACTCGCCGGGATCGATCATCGTCAACATGGCCGGCAAGCGCTTCATGAACGAGTCGATGCCCTATGTCGAGGCGTGCCACCACATGTACGGCGGGCAATACGGACAGGGCCCCGGACCCGGAGAGAACATCCCGGCTTGGCTGGTGTTCGACCAGCGGTATCGCGACCGCTATATTTTCGCCGGTCTTCAGCCGGGACAGCGGATCCCGTCGAAGTGGATGGAATCCGGCGTCATCGTCAAGGCCGACACCCTCGATGAACTCGCCGCCAAGACCGGCCTGCCGGCAGCAGAACTCACCGCGACGGTCGAGCGTTTCAACGGCTTCGCCCGCGACGGGGTCGATCAGGACTTCAAGCGGGGTGAGAGCGCCTACGACCGGTACTACGGCGACCCGACGAACAAGCCCAACCCCAACCTCGGCGAGATCAGCGAAGGTCCGTTCTACGCCGCCAAGATGGTTCCCGGTGACCTCGGCACCAAGGGCGGGGTGGTGACCGACAACGACGGCCGGGCACTGCGCGACGACGGCTCGGTGATCGAGGGCCTCTACGCTGCGGGCAACGTCAGCGCCCCGGTGATGGGCCACACCTACCCCGGCCCGGGCGGAACCATCGGGCCGGCCATGACGTTCGGCTATCTCGCGGCACTGCACATCGCCGCGACCGGGCACCGGAAGGACTGA